TCTATGAGGTCAGCCGGTTGATCCGGGCTTGAAGTACCACGCAACAGGTTTCAATGAGTGAAAGCGGACACCCCGCGGGGCGTCCTGAAAAACAATACCAATATTGGCGGCAACTACTCATGAGTGAACACAAAGCAGGCCTGTCCCCAGGTGAGGGCGGGCGATCCAAGGGGCTGGCCAAGGGCCGGCTCGGACTGCTGGCCAGCATCGTGCTGGGCATTTCCACCATCGCTCCGGTCTACACCCTGACTGGTGCGTTGGGCCCGACCGTGCGTGAAGTCGGGGCTCATCTGCCGGCGGTATTCATCGTTGGCTTCCTGCCGATGCTGCTGGTGGCCCTGGGTTACCGCGAACTGAATGCGGCCGAGCCGGACAGCGGTACTTCCTTTACCTGGTCGGCACGGGCGTTCGGCCCGATGATCGGCTGGATTGGCGGCTGGGGGCTGGTTACCGCAACCACCATCGTGCTGTCCAACCTGGCCGGGGTGGCCGTCGACTTCTTCTATCTATTCCTTGGGCAGATCACCGGCAGCCACGAGGTGGCTGCGCTGAGCGACAACCTGTTGGTCAATGTCGTCACCTGTTGCGTGTTCATCGCCATGGCGGTGTGGATCTGCTGTCGCGGCATCGCCACGACCATGACCGTGCAGTACGGCCTGGTGGCCTTGCAGCTGGTGGTGCTGGTGGGCTTTGCCATGGCTGCGTTTGGCGAGTCGTCGGCGACGCCACCGCTGGCGTTCGACCTGGACTGGTTCAACCCCTTCGGCGTTGAGTCGTTCTCGGCCTTTACCGCCGGCCTGTCGCTGTCGATTTTCATTTTCTGGGGCTGGGACGTGTGCCTGAGCATCAGTGAAGAATCGGTCGGCAGCGGTGATACCCCTGGCCGTGCGGCGACCCTGACGGTGCTGCTGATTCTTGGCCTGTACCTGGTCACAGCAATCGCTACCCTGCAATTCGCCGGTATCGGTGACATTGGCCTGGGCCTGAACAACCCGCGCATCCAGGAAAACGTCTTCGCTCACCTGGCCGGCCCGGTCATGGGGCCGCTGGCTATCCTGATGTCGATCGCGGTGCTGGCCAGCACTGCCGCCTCGCTGCAGTCCACTTTCGTATCGCCGGCGCGCACGTTGCTGGCCATGGGTTACTACGGCGCTGTGCCCGAGCGTTTCGCCAGCATCTGCCCGCGCTCGAAAACCCCGCGCTACGCCACCATCTGCGCCGGAATGGCGGCAGGTGTGTTCTACGTGACCATGCGTACCTTGAGCGAAAACGTCCTGGCAGACACCATCACCGCCCTGGGCATGATGATCTGCTTCTACTATTCGCTGACTGCCTATGCTTGCGTCTGGTACTTCCGCCACAGCCTGTTCGACAGCGTGCGGCATTTCCTGATGCGCGGCCTGTGCCCGCTGCTTGGCGGTGGCATCCTTTCGGTGATTTTCCTGCAGACAGCCATCGACAGCGCTTCGCCGTCGTTCGGCAGCGGTTCGCATGTGGGCGGGTTGGGCCTGGTGTTCGTGATCGCAATGATCATCACCGTACTCGGCCTGGTGCTGATGATGCTGTCGCGTCTGCGTGCGCCGGCGTTCTTCCTGGGCATGACCCTGCATCGTCACGCCACGGTCT
This portion of the Pseudomonas sp. SORT22 genome encodes:
- a CDS encoding APC family permease; its protein translation is MSEHKAGLSPGEGGRSKGLAKGRLGLLASIVLGISTIAPVYTLTGALGPTVREVGAHLPAVFIVGFLPMLLVALGYRELNAAEPDSGTSFTWSARAFGPMIGWIGGWGLVTATTIVLSNLAGVAVDFFYLFLGQITGSHEVAALSDNLLVNVVTCCVFIAMAVWICCRGIATTMTVQYGLVALQLVVLVGFAMAAFGESSATPPLAFDLDWFNPFGVESFSAFTAGLSLSIFIFWGWDVCLSISEESVGSGDTPGRAATLTVLLILGLYLVTAIATLQFAGIGDIGLGLNNPRIQENVFAHLAGPVMGPLAILMSIAVLASTAASLQSTFVSPARTLLAMGYYGAVPERFASICPRSKTPRYATICAGMAAGVFYVTMRTLSENVLADTITALGMMICFYYSLTAYACVWYFRHSLFDSVRHFLMRGLCPLLGGGILSVIFLQTAIDSASPSFGSGSHVGGLGLVFVIAMIITVLGLVLMMLSRLRAPAFFLGMTLHRHATVSSRR